ACCATTGTGCGGTTGCTGTTGGAAGCTAACTGTACCCGGAACCCATTCACCGCGCGCTTTTCTGTTGCAAAAGTTTGATAGAGCTTCAGAACTTTTTGAACGCCGGAATCTTCGACAAGTATGATGTTGCCTGTTTGCGCATGCATCAGTGTTGGCAGAAAAATTAAAAGTGCGACTACGAAGCTTTTCATGAAAAATTGATTAATGAAATTACTTTTTCGTTCACGGTAGATGAGAGTTGGTTTTGGAAGAAGCATTGTGTAGTGAAGTAAAAAATAATTCATCTGATTCGTTTGCGCTGTGTTGTGGTCAGTAAAGAAACAAATTTTCGGTTATAGAAAAAGTGTTGTTTTTGGAGGAGCGTTTTACTTCTTCATCGAAGTGAGAAAGAAAAAAAATGCGGGTCATTCAGGAGGAACCTCCCTACAACAATGCATTATTCCCGAATAGCCCCGGGATTTTAAATGGTAAGAAATAGTTGACGGGTTGGTAACGTGAACAAGGTTCCTTCTGAATGAAAAAATGCGGGTCATTCAGGAGGAACCTCCTTACAACAATGCATTATTCCCGAATAGCCTGGGATTTTAAATGGTAAGAAATAGTTGGCGGGTTGGTAACGTGAACAAGGTTACAAGAGGTGATTGAGTTGGGCGGTCTTTGTTCCTTTAGAATGACTATGGGAGAGGTGATTGCTTTGAATGGACCTTCTGCTAACAGAATAACTGCCAATGAATTGACAGCATCAAAAAGAGTTTTGTAATCTGTAAATTTATTCAGCGCCCCACTTCAAACTTCTTAATTCTTAATTCATACCTCCACCTTCTCCATCATCTGCATCGCAGAAGAAGTACCAATACGATCAGCGCCGGCTTCTATAAGCTGGAGCAGTTGTGCTTTTGTTTTGATACCGCCTGAGGCTTTAATCTTTATTTTTTTCGGAAGCAGTTTACGCATGGTTTCAATCATCTCCACGGTAGCTCCTTGCCCGACAAAGCCAGTGGATGTTTTTACATAATCCACTTCTGCTTTTACTGCCAGCGCACAGGCACGCTTAAGATCACTTTCGGATAATAATCCTGCTTCAATAATCAGCTTCACCATTTTGCCACGCAGGTGTGCCAACTGTGTGATGCTTTGTAATTCTTTCAATACATCTTTATCGTTGCCGGAATAAAATGCGCCAAGATTCATCACCACATCCAATTCATGCGCTCCATCTTCCATGGCACGTTTCGCTTCTTCCACTTTTATATAAGCGCTGGAATAACCAAACGGAAAACCAATCACCGTAGCAATTTTCACCTTCTCATTTTCAAGAATGGCAAATGCATTGCGCACATAGTAAGGTGGTACGCACACTGTCGCAAATTGATTTTCAATTGCTTCAGCGCAGAGCTGTTTGATCTGCTCCAGTGTGGTTTCGGGCTTTAATAAAGTGTGGTCTATTTTAGCTGCGATATCAATTCCTTCACGCTTCTTTTCCATGACAATTCTTATATTTTTTTCCACTGCCACAAGGGCAAGGATCGTTTCTTCCTGTTTTTGCTCCCACGCGAATGGGTTCTAATTTTTTCGGAGGTTCGTTTTGTCCGTCCACTCCATTGCCGTTTTCACTTCCATTGTTATCAGATGGTGAAGGCATATTGCTCATGGCTGCTCCGCGTCCTTCGCGCATCCTGCTGTAATCTGTTTTTTCCTGCACCCTTGCCTGGTTCACCTGTTGAACAGGTTGATTCGGTAAGCCGGCTTTGAAGAGGAAAGAGACCACTTCGCGGTTAATTTCTCCCATCATCTTTTTGAAAAGCTCGAATGCTTCAAACTTATAAATCAGCAAAGGATCTTTCTGTTCATACCGCGCATTTTGAACCGATTGTTTCAGGTCATCCAACTGGCGCAGGTTTTCTTTCCAGGCATCATCAATAAATGAAAGTGTGATGGCCCGCTCAAATGATTTGATCACTTCACGGCTTCCGGATTCATAGGCCTTCTTCAGGTTGGTAACTATCTGCATGCCGCGGATACCATCGGTAAACGGAACCACAATGTTCTCAATAGTTTCACCGCGATTAATAAACACATCTTTAATCACAGGGCTGATGCTGTCGGAAAGATGCTGCATCTTGCGTTTGTACACTTCAGTTACTTCTTCATACAAACGGTGAGATAAATCAGCAGCTTTCTGGCCCTTGAATTCTTCCGCAGTAATCTGCGTATCGGTAGAAAGAAAACGGATCACATCAAATTTGAATGCTTCGTAATCATTTGCATCCTGGTGTTGTACGGTGAGTTCTTCGCAAAGATCAAACACCATGTTGTTCAGATCATAGGAAAGGCGTTCTCCAAACAATGCATGCCGGCGTTTCTTGTAAATTACTTCACGTTGCGCATTCATCACATCATCATACTCGAGCAAATGTTTGCGGATACCGAAGTTGTTTTCTTCCACTTTCTTCTGCGCGCGTTCAATGGATTTGGTAATCATCGAATGCTGAATCACTTCACCTTCCTTATATCCAAATCGATCCATGAAGCCGGCAATACGATCGCTGCCGAACAAACGCATCAAATCATCTTCCAGTGAAACAAAAAATTGTGTGGTGCCCGGATCACCTTGTCGTCCTGCACGACCACGTAACTGCCGGTCTACACGACGTGCTTCGTGACGTTCAGTACCTACAATAGCTAATCCGCCTGATTCTTTTACGCCGGGACCGAGTTTAATATCTGTACCGCGGCCGGCCATGTTGGTGGCAATCGTTACTGCACCCGGCAAACCTGCTTCGGCAACAATTTCCGCTTCACGCTGGTGTTGCTTTGCATTCAATACATTGTGTTTAATGTTCTTGAACTTCAGCATGCGTGAAAGCAATTCTGACACTTCCACATTGGTAGTTCCCACCAGCACCGGTCTTCCTGCCTTGCTGAGCTTGATGATCTCATCTATGGCAGCATTGTACTTTTCACGCTTGGTTTTATAAACAAGGTCCTGCTCATCTTTTCGGATCATCTCTACATTGGTAGGAATCACCACCACATCAAGTTTATAGATCGACCAGAATTCACCGGCTTCTGTTTCAGCAGTACCCGTCATGCCGCACAGCTTGTGATACATGCGGAAATAATTCTGCAGGGTAACAGTGGCAAATGTTTGTGTGGCTGCTTCAACCTTTACATTTTCTTTTGCTTCAATAGCCTGGTGTAAACCGTCAGAATAACGTCGACCATCGAGAATACGGCCTGTTTGTTCATCTACAATCTTCACCTTACCATCCATCACCACGTACTCATTATCTTTCTCGAAAAGAGTATAGGCTTTCAACAATTGTTGCAGAGTATGAATGCGTTCGCTCTTGATGGCGAAGTCCTGCATCAACTGATCTTTCTTCAATAATTTTTCTTCCTGCGATGCACTTGTTTTTTCAATATCGGCAATCAGCGCGCCTACGTCAGGAATCACAAAGAAACTTTTGTCTTCACCTGCTTCGGTGAGCAACTCGATACCTTTTTCGGTAAGATCTACCTGGTTATTTTTTTCATCTATCGTGAAATACAATTCGGCATCTGCTTTTGGCATTTCTTTCTGATTATCGGTGAGGTGATAGCTCTCCGATTTCAGCATGATGGCCTTGTTGCCTTCTTCACTCATAAACTTGATAAGGTTGCCATATTTCGGCAAGCCACGGTGCGCTCTCAATAAAGCAAGACCACCTTCTGTCGCGCCGGTCTTACCTGCTTCAATTAATTTTTTAGCATCATTCAGAAATTGGTTCACCGCACGTTTCTGCGAATCCACCAATTTTAAGATACGCGGTTTCATTTGCTGAAACTGCTGGTCTTCGCCTTTTGGAATGGGTCCTGAAATGATCAGGGGTGTACGTGCATCATCAATCAATACAGAATCCACTTCATCCACCATTGCATAATGCAACTTACGTTGTACGAGCTCTTCTCTTGAGCGCGACATGTTATCACGTAAGTAATCGAAGCCGAATTCATTATTCGTACCATAGGTGATATCGCAGTTATAAGCAGCGCGGCGTTCCTGTGAGTGCGGCGGATAGTTATCGATGCAATCGACGGTAATTCCAAGAAACTGGAACAAAGGTCCATTCCATTCACAGTCACGGCGGGAGAGATAATCATTCACTGTAACAAGGTGAACACCCAAACCGGTGAGCGCATTGAGATAAGAAGGCAAAGTGGAAACAAGTGTTTTTCCTTCACCGGTTGCCATTTCAGAAATTTTTCCCTGGTGCAGTACGATACCGCCAATCAACTGCACGTCGTAGTGAACCATTTTCCAGGTAACCGGCAAGCCACGAACAAGCCACGTGTTGCTGTAAATTGCTTTATCATCAGCAATGGTTACAAAATCTTTTTTCGCGGCAAATTCCCGATCGAGATCAGTGGCCGTAACAGTGATGGTGGTGTTTTCGGTAAAACGGCGGGCAGTTTCTTTCATCACTGCAAATGCTTCGGGAAGAATTTCATTGAGGATGTCTTCCAGCTTTTGGTCGCGGTCTTTTTCGAGTCCATCAATTTTTTTATAGAACTCTTCCTTTTGATCGAAAGAAACTTCCTCACTTTCCGCTTCCGTTTTGAGTGTGTTGATTTCACCGTCTATCTCTGCGATATGGGCAGTAATACGATCTTTGAAATCTGTTGTTTTAGCTCGCAACTCATCATGCGAAAGTGATTCGAGCTTGGCAAACTCTGTTTTAATCTGCTCAACAATCGGTTCAATGGCACGGACATCTTTATCCGACTTATTGCCTCCGAGTAATTTAGTAAGGAAACCAAACATGGTATTTCATTTAATGTAATCCCCAACATGCCTGAGTATCAGTTGTATTACCTGGAAAAAAATGGTTTCTACGACGAAATGAAGCGGAAACAGCGTTTTTTGCGCAGGAATGACTAAAGAATCAGCAAGCGATAAAAAAGGAGGACAAAGTTAATTTAAAAAATCCGACGGTGCGGAATCAAAAGCAAATGAATACACGACAAATTTTTAATGACGAAATATTCTCCGTGCATTTTCTGTGTCTCCGTAGCTAATGATTTATTGGCATGGAGGAACAGCAAATGCATGGAAATTTGAATGAAACGCAACAAGATGTTGCCGGGCAGTCAAATTATATTCCGTTTACCGGATATTGGACAAGATGGCAGAGAAGGAGAAAGATTCATTGTAATTTTTCATTTTCCTTGTGACGCGTGGCATCACGAATTGATTTTTTCTCCAGGTTTTTGTTAAGTGCTTCTGTAAGATCCACACCTGTTTGATTCGCGATACAGATCAGTACAAATAGCACATCTGCAAGTTCATCAGCAAGGTTTTTCTCCTTGTCGGAAGGTTTGAAAGACTGTTCACCGTATTTGCGCGAAATAATTCGCGCCACTTCACCCACTTCTTCGGTGAGCATGGCCATGTTGGTGAGTTCGTTGAAATAGCGGACACCGGTAGTTTTAATCCATTGATCTACCTGTTGCTGGGCTTCGGAAATAAGCATTGAAATTTTTTGAAATGATTTATCAATAGTCGGTAAATGATCAACTGCGAAAACTTATTGAGTGTATTCTTGCAAAAAAATAAATCATTACTGAATGATCAGTTTGCCTGTCGCCATCAGATTATGCATTGCATCAGTTAACCTGAAGTAATAAATACCGCCCGGTAATGCATCGCGGAAAATTGGAATGGTATTTCCATTTAGGTGATCTTGCGTTACAACTACTTTCCCCTGAATATCCTGAATCAGCAACTTCCCGTTATGTAATTGATAATTATTGGCAAGTTGTAAAGTAGTATACGTTTCAAATGGATTCGGGGAAACGATTATTTCAATAAAAGATGGGATGATAAGAAGGCCGATAGAGGTGACTTCAAAATTTTCTGATGCAGTAGCACAGCCCGGGGGATAAGTGACGATTACACTATAGGTTCCATTTAGGGAAGGTGTGTAAATTTGCGCCGTAGCACCTGCAATCGATGCACCATTGTAATACCATTGATTACCCGCAGGCGCGCTTGAAATAAGATCATTGTTAACAAAAGTTATAACCGGTACCGGAGGATAAGCGACAACAACCACCGTTAAAGTTGTATCGTGTGCATTACAATCACTTTCCATCACTACAGTAATTGCCCCCGATTCATTTCCAAACAATACTGTAATAGTAGTATCGCCTTGTGAAGAAAGGATGGAGGCATCACCCGGGATTGTCCATAAATAATTAACACCCTCCACAGCACCAATACTATAAACAGCAGTATCACCACTGCAAACCAATGTGTCACCAACTATATTCTGGATGGGAGCAAAAGGCATTACATTCACGAACAAGGAAGTGTCCTGTATACCGCAAGGACTCTCAGCGGTCACCGAAATTTCGCCCGCATTATTTCCAAACAGTACCGTTATGGTAGTATCACCCTGAGAAGCAATAACAGTGGCACCAGCAGGTACCGTCCAGGAATATTGAACACCTGCTTCAGCACCAATGCTATAAGTAGCTGTATCGCCGCTGCACACATTCACATCGCCGGTAATCGCTTCTATTGGACTAATCGTAATCACATTTACAATTAAAGTGGTATCCTGTAATGCACAAGCACTGCCGGCCACCACGGTAATACCATCGGACGAATTTCCGAACAAAACTGTGATAACTGTATCGCCCTGCGACGAAATAATATTGGCATCAAATGGTACCGTCCAGGAATAGTCAACGCCTTCCACTGCCCCAATGCTATACGTGGCAGTATCACCACTGCAAACTATAGTATCGCCTATAATTCCCTGAATAGGTGGAACGCCGGGATGTATCATCACATACAAAGACGATGAGACAGTATCACATGTGGAAGCCGCAGAAAAAACCACATCACCGGATATGTCGCCAAAGATTACCAGAATCAGCGTATCACCCAAATTTGAAATGAGTGTAGCTCCTGCCGGAATTGTCCACGAGTAGGAAACTGCTCCGGCTACTGAAGAAATAATGTACTCCCCTGTATCTCCGCTGCAAAGTGCGTTTACGCCAATAATATCCCCGGGTTGATTGAGTGATGCCGTAACATTTACAAAAAGAGATGCAACTGCGGCATCACAATCTATAGTACCTGCAGTGATTGCTACAAAACCTGATGAGGATCCAAATGCAACAACTACCATTGTATCGCCCTGGCCTGATAAAATACTTGCATCATCAGGCACTGACCATACATAATCGGTTGCGCCTGAAACCGGAGGAATGAAATAGCT
The genomic region above belongs to Chitinophagaceae bacterium and contains:
- the deoC gene encoding deoxyribose-phosphate aldolase; translated protein: MDIAAKIDHTLLKPETTLEQIKQLCAEAIENQFATVCVPPYYVRNAFAILENEKVKIATVIGFPFGYSSAYIKVEEAKRAMEDGAHELDVVMNLGAFYSGNDKDVLKELQSITQLAHLRGKMVKLIIEAGLLSESDLKRACALAVKAEVDYVKTSTGFVGQGATVEMIETMRKLLPKKIKIKASGGIKTKAQLLQLIEAGADRIGTSSAMQMMEKVEV
- the secA gene encoding preprotein translocase subunit SecA; its protein translation is MFGFLTKLLGGNKSDKDVRAIEPIVEQIKTEFAKLESLSHDELRAKTTDFKDRITAHIAEIDGEINTLKTEAESEEVSFDQKEEFYKKIDGLEKDRDQKLEDILNEILPEAFAVMKETARRFTENTTITVTATDLDREFAAKKDFVTIADDKAIYSNTWLVRGLPVTWKMVHYDVQLIGGIVLHQGKISEMATGEGKTLVSTLPSYLNALTGLGVHLVTVNDYLSRRDCEWNGPLFQFLGITVDCIDNYPPHSQERRAAYNCDITYGTNNEFGFDYLRDNMSRSREELVQRKLHYAMVDEVDSVLIDDARTPLIISGPIPKGEDQQFQQMKPRILKLVDSQKRAVNQFLNDAKKLIEAGKTGATEGGLALLRAHRGLPKYGNLIKFMSEEGNKAIMLKSESYHLTDNQKEMPKADAELYFTIDEKNNQVDLTEKGIELLTEAGEDKSFFVIPDVGALIADIEKTSASQEEKLLKKDQLMQDFAIKSERIHTLQQLLKAYTLFEKDNEYVVMDGKVKIVDEQTGRILDGRRYSDGLHQAIEAKENVKVEAATQTFATVTLQNYFRMYHKLCGMTGTAETEAGEFWSIYKLDVVVIPTNVEMIRKDEQDLVYKTKREKYNAAIDEIIKLSKAGRPVLVGTTNVEVSELLSRMLKFKNIKHNVLNAKQHQREAEIVAEAGLPGAVTIATNMAGRGTDIKLGPGVKESGGLAIVGTERHEARRVDRQLRGRAGRQGDPGTTQFFVSLEDDLMRLFGSDRIAGFMDRFGYKEGEVIQHSMITKSIERAQKKVEENNFGIRKHLLEYDDVMNAQREVIYKKRRHALFGERLSYDLNNMVFDLCEELTVQHQDANDYEAFKFDVIRFLSTDTQITAEEFKGQKAADLSHRLYEEVTEVYKRKMQHLSDSISPVIKDVFINRGETIENIVVPFTDGIRGMQIVTNLKKAYESGSREVIKSFERAITLSFIDDAWKENLRQLDDLKQSVQNARYEQKDPLLIYKFEAFELFKKMMGEINREVVSFLFKAGLPNQPVQQVNQARVQEKTDYSRMREGRGAAMSNMPSPSDNNGSENGNGVDGQNEPPKKLEPIRVGAKTGRNDPCPCGSGKKYKNCHGKEA
- a CDS encoding nucleotide pyrophosphohydrolase, whose protein sequence is MLISEAQQQVDQWIKTTGVRYFNELTNMAMLTEEVGEVARIISRKYGEQSFKPSDKEKNLADELADVLFVLICIANQTGVDLTEALNKNLEKKSIRDATRHKENEKLQ